AGCCAGGGGCAGGGTGCCTCGCCCAGTTGTCCCGGTCGGCTGTCCTGAAGGTTGTGGCCCAGGCACACGGTGCCCGCGGCATGCGCCACAAACAGGGTGGACATGGCCTGACCCGGGTGCCAGCGCTGCCAGTACCGGCCCGGTGCCGGTGTGTCTTGCTCTGAAGCAGGTCGCACATGGCTGCCCCCGCATGCGTGCAGGCTCTTGCACAGCCAGCCGCGTGGCTGCGCGGGCGGCTGCATCCGGCTGTCCGGGCAAGGCAGGGCCAGGTCCTGCAGCGCGGTGAACCAGCACAGCGGGTCACGCAGGCGCTGCAGCGCGGCAGGGGGCGTGCCGATCAGGGGCAGCGGTGTGTCCGCCAACCAGCGAGACAGTCCTTCGAAGCCGCTGCCCGCCACCCACCCGATGACCTCCGCATCGGCGGCGAACTGCGCCAGGGCTCGGCGGGTGCGCTCCGGTGACACGCCCATGCCGTCGGGCTGGCCGATCGCATGCCACGCAGCGGCGCATCGGCGGGTGTCGGTGTCGCCAAAGGCATCGAGGGCAACCACGTCCCAGCCGTCCTGGCTGGCCGCTTCGGCCATGATGCGGGCGCTCAGCCCGGCGACGATCAGCGTGGCC
The genomic region above belongs to Aquabacterium olei and contains:
- a CDS encoding ATP-grasp domain-containing protein, encoding MATLIVAGLSARIMAEAASQDGWDVVALDAFGDTDTRRCAAAWHAIGQPDGMGVSPERTRRALAQFAADAEVIGWVAGSGFEGLSRWLADTPLPLIGTPPAALQRLRDPLCWFTALQDLALPCPDSRMQPPAQPRGWLCKSLHACGGSHVRPASEQDTPAPGRYWQRWHPGQAMSTLFVAHAAGTVCLGHNLQDSRPGQLGEAPCPWLYQGAIGPVSLPTSVDHALRHAIQALTHHFGLRGLCSLDFLLDGESIRLLEVNARPTATWPLYAEAGPLMSAHVAASLAQPLPALQTPPTPSGLTTLFTSRPLQITTAVHDALLQRPWVHDIPEPGTRLTAHMPLCTLSAQGSHPAEVRARLSARRDTLQRHLATLPSTGPFHVSPAPHA